One Rhodobacteraceae bacterium M385 genomic region harbors:
- a CDS encoding sulfite exporter TauE/SafE family protein encodes MQIYLPIAEVSVNAFLLLGLGGLVGILSGMFGVGGGFLMTPLLFFIGIPPAVAVATEANQIVASSFSGVLAHFKRKTVDLKMGGVLLVGGLIGAAIGVQVFAMLTAIGQVDLLVKLCYVVFLGIIGGLMFFESLNAIRKARSAGGVVPPKRRQRGWIHALPLKMRFRTSGLYVSVIPPLIVGLFVGVLSAIMGVGGGFIMVPAMIYLLGMPTKVVVGTSLFQIIFVTAFSTLMHATTNYTVDMVLAVLLLVGGVVGAQIGARIGTKLKAEQLRILLAIMVLAVCGKLGFDLLVMPAELYSVGAGASH; translated from the coding sequence ATGCAAATCTACCTACCGATTGCCGAGGTGAGCGTGAATGCGTTCCTTCTGCTGGGGTTGGGCGGACTTGTGGGTATCCTTTCGGGGATGTTTGGTGTCGGTGGCGGGTTCTTGATGACCCCGCTTTTGTTCTTCATCGGTATTCCGCCCGCCGTGGCCGTTGCGACCGAGGCGAACCAGATTGTCGCGTCGTCCTTCTCGGGCGTGTTGGCGCATTTCAAGCGCAAGACCGTTGATCTGAAGATGGGCGGGGTGCTGCTTGTCGGCGGTCTGATTGGCGCCGCGATCGGCGTCCAGGTCTTTGCAATGCTCACCGCGATTGGCCAAGTCGATCTGCTGGTGAAGCTTTGTTACGTTGTGTTCCTTGGGATCATCGGCGGGTTGATGTTCTTCGAAAGCCTCAACGCGATCCGCAAAGCCCGTAGCGCCGGGGGCGTTGTGCCACCCAAGCGCCGTCAGCGCGGCTGGATTCATGCGTTGCCGCTCAAGATGCGGTTTCGGACTTCGGGGTTATATGTATCGGTGATCCCGCCGCTGATCGTGGGGCTGTTCGTGGGCGTTTTATCGGCGATCATGGGTGTCGGCGGTGGCTTCATCATGGTGCCTGCGATGATCTACCTGTTGGGCATGCCGACCAAGGTTGTTGTTGGGACATCGCTGTTTCAGATCATCTTCGTCACGGCGTTTTCTACGCTGATGCACGCCACGACGAACTACACGGTAGATATGGTTTTGGCCGTCCTGCTTCTGGTGGGCGGCGTCGTAGGCGCCCAGATTGGCGCGCGTATCGGAACGAAGCTGAAGGCCGAGCAGTTGCGGATTCTGTTGGCGATCATGGTATTGGCAGTGTGCGGGAAACTTGGTTTTGACCTGCTGGTTATGCCGGCAGAGTTGTATTCCGTTGGCGCGGGGGCAAGCCATTGA
- a CDS encoding RNA polymerase sigma factor: MNVSDENLALAAAGGDGAAYQLLLSRVYDRLFGLCFRLTGSRAEAEDLTQDICLALPGKLSGYRAQAKVTTWLYRVAVNAATDRRRRQASYTRATDGWADWEVDRVQSAQEATEATAWLYRALAELSPSLRDTLALVLDDVTHTEAAEILGVSEGTISWRVAEAKKKLRALKAEEEDQ, from the coding sequence ATGAACGTGAGTGATGAAAACCTGGCCCTAGCGGCAGCAGGCGGCGATGGGGCCGCGTATCAGCTGTTGCTGAGCCGCGTCTATGATCGCCTGTTTGGACTGTGTTTCCGACTCACCGGAAGCCGGGCCGAGGCGGAAGACTTGACCCAAGACATCTGCCTCGCGCTACCCGGAAAGCTATCGGGATACCGGGCGCAGGCAAAAGTGACGACGTGGCTTTACCGGGTCGCGGTGAATGCCGCCACGGATCGGCGCAGGCGGCAAGCCAGTTACACGCGGGCCACCGATGGGTGGGCCGATTGGGAGGTGGACCGTGTGCAATCGGCGCAGGAAGCCACCGAGGCAACGGCGTGGCTGTATCGCGCGCTGGCGGAACTGTCGCCCTCGCTTCGGGACACGCTGGCGCTGGTGCTGGACGACGTCACCCACACCGAGGCGGCGGAGATTCTGGGCGTTTCCGAGGGCACAATTTCGTGGCGCGTTGCAGAAGCCAAGAAGAAGCTACGGGCATTGAAAGCAGAGGAGGAGGACCAATGA
- a CDS encoding von Willebrand factor type A domain-containing protein has protein sequence MTSNNFNDLDDLKRAMAEATPTPDAARKAEAMARSLEIFNRAQGSQDAARQTSETPKDRGFFRGAFDMLISKTPILKTGGALTATTALVGVGLLFLSPQGQELLQAPSEVPAPITSAPPVTAPAQAEVDVADDALVAAPMIVAEMADTDAEAELAPPAAPRPLTAMPAAPVAGDSDQGGLAGIAAPLGAISQQGYGNSAAVAALPQGRIAPLVQDLAPAPAPLSEEYANADANPLQVVAEDPVSTFSIDVDTASYALLRSTLNQGQLPAPDAVRIEEMVNYFPYDYPAPTADDISPFRPTVQVFQTPWNPDTQLLHIGIQGEMPAIDDRPPLNLVLLIDTSGSMNDPAKLPLLIQSFRLMLDRLAPDDEVAIVTYAGSAGVALAPTPASDTATISAALTALQAGGGTNGVGGLEEAYRLAAEMTDDGDVSRVLLATDGDFNVGINDPTALENYIAEQRETGIYLSVLGFGRGNLQDDTMQALAQNGNGTAAYIDTLHEAQRVLVDQMAGALFPIADDLKVQVEFNPEVIAEYRLIGYETRALAREDFANDAVDAGDIGAGHSVTAIYEVTPVGSPAVLVAPLRYASDDGTEARYGEELGFISLRWKEPGEEDSTLIDFPIAAAVAEPGTEAQFAAAIAGFGQLLRGSDFLGDWDYADAIALANANRGEDEFGYRTEAVQLMRLAESLARQ, from the coding sequence ATGACCTCCAATAATTTCAACGATCTAGACGACCTGAAGCGCGCGATGGCCGAAGCCACGCCTACGCCCGATGCTGCCCGCAAGGCCGAGGCGATGGCGCGCTCGCTAGAAATCTTCAACCGCGCCCAAGGATCGCAGGATGCGGCGCGTCAAACCTCTGAGACCCCGAAAGATCGGGGCTTTTTCAGAGGAGCTTTTGACATGTTGATTTCCAAGACCCCCATTCTAAAAACCGGCGGCGCATTGACCGCCACCACCGCCCTTGTCGGGGTCGGTCTTTTATTTCTGAGCCCACAGGGCCAAGAATTGCTGCAAGCCCCGTCAGAGGTGCCTGCACCAATCACTTCCGCGCCCCCTGTTACCGCTCCGGCCCAAGCCGAGGTGGATGTGGCCGACGACGCGCTTGTTGCGGCGCCGATGATCGTGGCTGAAATGGCCGATACCGATGCGGAGGCGGAACTCGCGCCCCCCGCCGCCCCGCGCCCCCTCACCGCGATGCCTGCCGCCCCTGTCGCCGGGGATTCGGATCAGGGCGGTCTTGCCGGAATTGCCGCACCGCTGGGGGCGATTTCCCAGCAAGGTTACGGCAATTCCGCTGCGGTGGCTGCGCTGCCGCAAGGGCGTATCGCGCCGCTTGTGCAGGACCTCGCCCCCGCCCCCGCGCCGCTGAGTGAAGAATACGCCAATGCCGATGCCAATCCCTTGCAGGTGGTCGCCGAAGACCCGGTTTCGACCTTCTCGATTGATGTGGACACGGCCTCTTACGCGTTGCTGCGCTCGACCCTAAACCAAGGGCAATTGCCCGCGCCCGATGCCGTGCGGATCGAAGAGATGGTGAACTACTTCCCCTACGACTACCCTGCCCCCACGGCTGACGACATCAGCCCGTTCCGCCCTACGGTGCAAGTGTTCCAGACCCCTTGGAACCCTGACACGCAGCTTTTGCACATCGGCATTCAGGGCGAGATGCCCGCCATTGACGACCGGCCGCCCCTGAACCTCGTGTTATTGATCGACACGTCGGGCTCCATGAATGACCCTGCGAAACTGCCGCTGCTGATCCAGTCCTTCCGGCTGATGTTGGATCGCCTCGCCCCCGATGATGAGGTCGCCATCGTGACCTATGCCGGCAGTGCAGGCGTGGCGCTGGCGCCCACACCAGCCAGCGACACAGCCACGATTTCGGCCGCGCTGACGGCCCTGCAAGCGGGTGGCGGTACCAACGGCGTCGGCGGGCTGGAAGAAGCCTACCGCCTTGCCGCCGAGATGACGGATGACGGCGATGTAAGCCGCGTCTTGCTGGCCACGGACGGGGATTTCAACGTCGGCATCAACGACCCCACTGCGTTGGAGAACTACATCGCCGAGCAGCGCGAGACGGGCATCTACCTCAGCGTGTTGGGGTTCGGGCGCGGTAACCTGCAAGACGACACGATGCAGGCCTTGGCGCAGAACGGCAACGGCACCGCCGCCTATATCGACACCCTCCACGAGGCTCAGCGGGTGTTGGTGGACCAAATGGCGGGCGCATTGTTCCCCATCGCGGACGATCTGAAAGTGCAGGTTGAGTTCAATCCCGAAGTGATCGCCGAGTATCGCCTGATCGGCTATGAGACCCGCGCCTTGGCCCGAGAAGATTTCGCCAACGACGCCGTAGACGCGGGCGACATCGGGGCGGGCCATTCGGTGACGGCGATCTACGAGGTGACGCCCGTAGGTTCCCCCGCCGTGTTGGTGGCCCCTCTGCGGTATGCTTCCGATGATGGAACAGAAGCGCGTTATGGCGAAGAACTGGGCTTCATCTCGTTGCGGTGGAAAGAACCGGGCGAGGAAGACAGCACCCTGATCGACTTCCCCATCGCCGCTGCTGTTGCAGAGCCGGGCACAGAGGCACAATTCGCCGCCGCTATTGCAGGTTTCGGGCAGCTTCTACGCGGCTCGGACTTCTTGGGCGATTGGGACTACGCGGACGCGATCGCGCTGGCCAACGCAAACCGGGGCGAAGATGAATTCGGCTACCGGACCGAGGCCGTGCAACTGATGCGTCTGGCCGAAAGTCTGGCGCGCCAATAG
- a CDS encoding YdeI/OmpD-associated family protein produces MISDIDDYFAQGCGRCDRFATPACSVHQWAEGLAYLRQLCQEAGLGETVKWGHPCYVHAGRNIVILGAFRSDFRLTFFNPALMKDPEAVFERKGPNTRHPSVIRFYSSSDVTRMASIIAAYLAEAKEYATKGIKPPKEDHAIELPAELLKALDGDPDLAEAFAALTPGRQKSYAIAIGSAKKPETRFARIEKFRDKIFAGKGAMDR; encoded by the coding sequence ATGATCTCTGACATTGACGACTATTTTGCCCAGGGCTGCGGTCGGTGCGATCGCTTTGCGACGCCGGCCTGCTCCGTCCATCAATGGGCCGAAGGCTTGGCCTATTTGCGCCAACTCTGCCAGGAGGCCGGGCTGGGGGAAACAGTGAAATGGGGTCATCCTTGCTACGTCCATGCGGGCCGGAACATCGTGATTCTCGGGGCGTTTCGGTCCGATTTTCGGCTGACGTTTTTCAACCCCGCCTTGATGAAAGACCCAGAAGCGGTGTTCGAGCGCAAGGGCCCCAACACCCGCCACCCCAGTGTGATCCGATTCTATTCAAGCTCCGACGTTACAAGGATGGCATCGATCATCGCCGCCTATCTGGCCGAGGCGAAGGAGTATGCCACCAAGGGGATCAAGCCGCCCAAGGAAGATCACGCGATAGAACTTCCCGCTGAGTTGCTAAAGGCGCTCGACGGTGACCCCGATCTTGCCGAGGCCTTTGCGGCGCTCACGCCTGGACGCCAGAAAAGCTACGCCATCGCTATTGGATCAGCGAAAAAGCCAGAGACCCGGTTCGCGCGGATCGAGAAATTCCGAGACAAGATTTTTGCCGGGAAGGGCGCGATGGATCGGTGA
- a CDS encoding FYDLN acid domain-containing protein, with amino-acid sequence MPKEEWGVKRVCPTTGKRFYDLGASPIVSPYTGEVVVLETGKGGAQSLVADKAATKAKETDSDDEDLVLDDDIDIEDDDDADLPDDDVLDDDDEDTVALDDIADVASEESED; translated from the coding sequence ATGCCCAAAGAGGAATGGGGCGTTAAGCGCGTCTGTCCCACGACCGGAAAACGGTTCTACGACTTGGGTGCAAGCCCGATTGTCAGCCCATATACGGGCGAAGTCGTTGTGCTTGAAACCGGCAAGGGCGGTGCCCAAAGCCTGGTGGCCGATAAGGCCGCGACAAAAGCCAAAGAGACTGATTCGGACGATGAGGATCTGGTCCTCGACGACGACATCGACATCGAAGATGACGATGACGCCGATCTGCCCGATGATGATGTGCTAGACGATGACGACGAGGACACAGTTGCCCTCGACGATATCGCAGACGTAGCCTCGGAAGAGAGCGAAGACTGA
- a CDS encoding M48 family metallopeptidase → MAAQSSVSTHVLPGDPPVEVLMRRNARAKRFSLRVSRSDGRVSLSLPSWAPEAEALAFLRAREPWVREHLDRYPGLKAARIGADVPICGVPRPVVAGSGRAAQFKDGALHVPEGPREGPRIKALLTAMARERLSTAVAIHAGAIGKRYGKITLRDPRSRWGSCSSKGDLMFSWRLIMAPPEVLDYVAAHEVAHLVEMNHSARFWALCKQLCPTTDQHRRWMRANGADLLAWRFDAQE, encoded by the coding sequence TTGGCCGCTCAATCGTCGGTTTCAACCCATGTTCTTCCCGGAGACCCTCCGGTTGAGGTTTTGATGCGTCGCAACGCCCGTGCAAAGCGGTTTTCCCTGCGGGTCAGCCGCTCGGATGGACGTGTATCGCTGAGCCTTCCCAGTTGGGCGCCCGAAGCCGAGGCTTTGGCTTTTCTTCGTGCACGTGAGCCATGGGTAAGAGAACATCTGGATCGCTATCCCGGTTTGAAAGCCGCGAGAATTGGCGCGGATGTTCCCATTTGTGGCGTGCCGCGACCTGTCGTCGCCGGATCGGGACGGGCCGCGCAATTCAAAGACGGGGCGCTTCATGTGCCCGAAGGCCCCCGCGAAGGGCCGCGCATCAAGGCGCTTCTGACTGCAATGGCCCGTGAACGGCTTAGCACCGCCGTGGCGATCCACGCAGGCGCGATTGGCAAGCGGTATGGCAAGATCACCCTGCGGGACCCCCGGTCGCGTTGGGGCAGTTGTTCTTCCAAGGGCGATCTGATGTTTTCCTGGCGGTTGATTATGGCCCCGCCAGAGGTGCTGGACTACGTTGCGGCCCATGAAGTTGCGCATTTGGTCGAGATGAACCACTCAGCCCGCTTCTGGGCGCTGTGCAAGCAGCTTTGCCCCACCACTGACCAGCACCGCCGCTGGATGCGCGCCAATGGTGCGGATCTGCTGGCTTGGCGCTTTGACGCGCAGGAGTAG
- a CDS encoding GntR family transcriptional regulator — protein sequence MMNPRPTETGAAVAHDRVYRALRSRIMYGEVSPGQAMTLRGVGREFGVSMTPAREAVRRLVSEGALFLSTSGRVSTPELSNERIEELASLRALLEPELASRALPRAHPALIERMEAINGQIAHVIAKRDAVGYIKLNLEFHRTLYLRAQAPAMLALAETVWLQMGPTMRALYGRLGRTESPPHHRLILAALKAGDEPGLRLALRADVTQGLRLLAA from the coding sequence TTGATGAACCCTCGGCCGACCGAGACCGGCGCCGCTGTGGCCCATGACCGGGTCTATCGCGCGTTGCGATCCCGGATCATGTACGGAGAGGTCAGTCCCGGCCAAGCCATGACCCTGCGCGGTGTGGGGCGTGAATTCGGCGTCTCCATGACCCCGGCCCGCGAAGCGGTGCGTCGGCTGGTCAGCGAGGGGGCGTTGTTTCTGTCCACCTCGGGGCGGGTATCGACGCCCGAGCTGTCGAATGAACGGATTGAGGAATTGGCATCGCTACGGGCGCTGTTAGAGCCGGAACTCGCCTCGCGCGCGTTGCCCCGCGCCCACCCCGCGCTGATCGAGAGGATGGAGGCGATCAACGGTCAAATCGCCCATGTAATCGCGAAACGCGATGCGGTGGGTTACATCAAGCTGAACCTCGAATTTCACCGGACGCTGTACCTGCGGGCCCAAGCCCCGGCGATGCTGGCGCTGGCGGAAACGGTTTGGTTGCAGATGGGGCCGACGATGCGGGCGCTTTATGGGCGGTTGGGGCGCACGGAATCGCCGCCCCACCATCGCTTGATCCTTGCGGCCCTGAAAGCAGGCGATGAACCGGGTCTGCGCCTTGCCCTGCGGGCCGATGTGACCCAAGGACTAAGGCTTCTGGCGGCTTAG
- a CDS encoding Hint domain-containing protein, translated as MPVYYLYVYSPSDFVTAPPIEDGAQAAGSPTFTLQLKPGAVPTLIEVNDDEAVFDEVDGTQSLNQAVNIDGNAYAAGTTINTAYDLINTTTGHKVTSFHFGGDGYQQGAVDGIVSTVEMVPGTSYTFNTERTSHQQANAYDDYVACFVAGTRLSTARGWVAVEDLAVGDMVRTLDAGDQPLRWVGKRQVPGMGAFAPVRIPAGWNGLKRDLLVSPHHRMLVSGAGCELALGADSALVSARQMTQMGLAHQAPQPRVTYHHIMFDTHQIVIAEGAPSESLLANDETLTGFDLSVAEEIRELFPELSANPMAVARSVLRGHEAFLALR; from the coding sequence ATGCCCGTCTATTACCTGTACGTCTACAGCCCCTCGGACTTCGTTACTGCTCCACCAATCGAAGACGGTGCGCAGGCGGCGGGGAGCCCCACGTTCACGCTGCAACTCAAGCCCGGTGCCGTTCCTACGTTGATCGAGGTCAACGATGACGAGGCAGTGTTTGATGAGGTTGATGGCACGCAAAGCCTTAACCAAGCGGTGAACATCGATGGCAATGCCTACGCGGCAGGCACTACGATCAATACCGCCTATGACCTGATTAACACCACCACGGGCCATAAGGTGACGAGCTTCCATTTCGGCGGCGACGGCTATCAGCAGGGCGCCGTGGATGGCATTGTCTCGACGGTCGAGATGGTGCCGGGCACGTCATACACCTTCAACACGGAACGGACCTCTCATCAGCAGGCCAATGCTTACGACGATTATGTTGCGTGCTTTGTGGCCGGCACCCGGCTGAGCACCGCGCGTGGCTGGGTCGCGGTCGAGGACTTGGCGGTGGGCGATATGGTACGCACATTGGACGCAGGTGATCAGCCGTTGCGGTGGGTCGGCAAGCGTCAGGTGCCTGGCATGGGCGCCTTTGCTCCGGTGCGCATTCCTGCCGGTTGGAACGGCCTGAAACGCGATCTTCTGGTGTCGCCACATCACCGCATGTTGGTTTCTGGCGCGGGGTGTGAACTGGCCTTGGGGGCCGATAGTGCCCTCGTTTCGGCACGGCAGATGACGCAGATGGGCCTCGCCCATCAGGCCCCGCAACCGCGCGTCACTTATCACCACATCATGTTTGACACCCATCAGATCGTCATCGCTGAAGGCGCGCCAAGCGAAAGCCTTCTGGCCAATGATGAAACCCTTACCGGATTTGACCTGAGCGTCGCCGAGGAAATTCGTGAGTTGTTTCCAGAGCTTAGTGCAAACCCCATGGCCGTCGCCCGTTCCGTGTTGCGCGGGCACGAAGCATTCTTGGCCCTGCGCTAA
- the lpdA gene encoding dihydrolipoyl dehydrogenase: MSSYDVIVIGSGPGGYVCAIRCAQLGLKTAVVEGRDTLGGTCLNIGCIPSKALLHASHMLHEAEHNFAKMGLKGKSPSVDWPQMQAYKDDVIGQNTKGVEFLLKKNKVDWLKGWGSIPEAGKVKVGDEVHSAKNIIVASGSEPTSLPGIEIDQKVVVDSEGALSLPKVPKKMVVIGAGVIGLELGSVYSRLGTQVEVIEFLDHVTPGMDAEVSKVFQRTLKKQGIGFTMGAAVQSVAATKTKAKVTYKLRKDDSEVTVDADVVLVATGRKAYTDGLGLEALGVKLSERGQVEVDGQYRTNVPGIMAIGDAIKGPMLAHKAEDEGMAAAEVAAGKHGHVNYGVIPGVIYTHPEVSTVGATEEALKEAGQAYKVGKFSFMGNGRAKANFAGEGFVKLLVDAETDRILGAHIIGPMAGDLIHEVCVAMEFGASAQDLAMTCHAHPTYSEAVREAALACGDGAIHA; encoded by the coding sequence ATGTCCAGCTATGACGTTATCGTAATCGGCTCCGGCCCCGGCGGCTATGTCTGCGCCATTCGCTGTGCGCAACTGGGCCTGAAAACGGCCGTGGTAGAGGGGCGCGATACCCTCGGCGGGACGTGCCTGAACATCGGCTGTATCCCCTCCAAGGCGCTGCTGCATGCGTCCCATATGCTGCACGAGGCGGAACATAACTTCGCCAAGATGGGTCTGAAGGGGAAATCCCCCTCCGTGGATTGGCCGCAGATGCAGGCCTACAAAGACGATGTGATTGGGCAGAACACCAAGGGCGTGGAGTTTCTTCTGAAGAAGAACAAAGTTGACTGGCTGAAAGGCTGGGGCAGCATCCCCGAGGCTGGCAAGGTCAAGGTCGGTGATGAGGTGCATAGCGCCAAGAACATCATCGTGGCCTCTGGGTCTGAACCGACAAGCTTGCCGGGGATCGAGATTGACCAGAAGGTCGTCGTGGATAGCGAAGGCGCGTTGAGCCTTCCGAAAGTACCCAAAAAGATGGTTGTGATCGGCGCGGGCGTGATCGGGCTTGAACTGGGCTCGGTCTACAGCCGTTTGGGCACGCAGGTAGAGGTGATTGAATTCCTCGACCATGTAACACCCGGCATGGATGCAGAGGTGTCCAAGGTCTTCCAGCGCACCCTGAAAAAGCAGGGCATCGGCTTCACCATGGGCGCGGCGGTGCAATCTGTGGCCGCAACGAAGACCAAGGCAAAGGTCACCTACAAGCTGCGCAAGGACGATAGCGAAGTAACCGTGGACGCCGATGTCGTTCTGGTCGCCACCGGGCGCAAGGCCTACACCGACGGCTTGGGGCTGGAGGCGCTTGGCGTGAAGCTGTCCGAGCGTGGTCAGGTCGAGGTCGATGGCCAGTACCGTACCAACGTGCCGGGCATCATGGCGATCGGCGACGCGATCAAAGGCCCGATGCTGGCCCACAAGGCCGAGGATGAAGGCATGGCGGCCGCCGAAGTGGCCGCGGGCAAGCATGGTCACGTGAACTATGGTGTGATCCCCGGCGTGATCTACACCCACCCCGAGGTCTCCACCGTCGGCGCAACCGAAGAAGCCCTGAAAGAAGCGGGCCAAGCTTACAAGGTTGGTAAATTCAGCTTCATGGGTAATGGCCGCGCGAAGGCGAACTTCGCCGGGGAAGGCTTTGTAAAACTTCTCGTGGATGCTGAAACGGACCGTATTCTTGGCGCGCATATCATCGGCCCGATGGCAGGTGATCTGATCCACGAGGTCTGCGTTGCGATGGAATTCGGCGCTTCGGCTCAAGACCTCGCCATGACGTGCCATGCGCATCCAACATATTCGGAAGCCGTGCGCGAAGCAGCGCTGGCCTGCGGCGATGGCGCAATCCACGCCTGA
- a CDS encoding MAPEG family protein, with protein MTPELTALALASLLQVVQFALYAIPANMELGTGYTSSARDREPSRAMSDRTGRLGRAFDNHFEGLILFTIAVVVVTLADQSSAVTAACGWIYLAARVAYVPAYAFGLRPWRSLIWFVGLLATIIMTVAALI; from the coding sequence ATGACCCCCGAACTCACTGCCCTCGCCCTCGCCAGCTTGCTACAGGTTGTGCAATTCGCGCTCTACGCCATTCCGGCGAATATGGAGCTCGGCACCGGCTACACCAGCTCTGCCCGGGATAGGGAACCATCGCGTGCCATGTCGGACCGGACGGGGCGCCTGGGGCGGGCCTTTGATAACCATTTCGAAGGGCTAATCCTGTTTACGATTGCCGTGGTGGTCGTGACCCTTGCAGATCAATCAAGCGCCGTGACAGCGGCCTGCGGTTGGATCTATCTGGCGGCCCGCGTGGCCTATGTGCCCGCTTATGCCTTTGGCTTGCGTCCTTGGCGAAGCCTCATCTGGTTCGTGGGCCTGCTTGCGACCATCATAATGACCGTTGCGGCGCTGATCTGA
- the odhB gene encoding 2-oxoglutarate dehydrogenase complex dihydrolipoyllysine-residue succinyltransferase, with the protein MSVEVRVPTLGESVTEATVATWFKKPGDAVAVDEMLCELETDKVTVEVPSPSAGTLGEIVAAEGETVGVDALLATLSEGEGAAPSAAPAAEAAPAAAADAAPSGDAVDVMVPTLGESVTEATVSTWFKKVGETVAQDEMLCELETDKVSVEVPSPAAGVLSEILAEEGATVEASAKLAVIGGSAGAVAPSANGGPDVAAPNAPAAKDAGKGVKNAPSAEKLMADKGLSADQVTGTGRDGRIMKEDVLKAGNAPAAAPAPAAAAPRAPVAASDEAREERVKMTRLRQTIARRLKDAQNTAAILTTYNEVDMTEVMALRNEYKDLFLKKHGVKLGFMSFFTKACVHALREVPEVNAEIDGTDIVYKNFVHMGIAAGTPQGLVVPVIRDVDQMSFADIEKAIGEKGARARDGKLSMAEMQGGTFTISNGGVYGSLMSSPILNPPQSGILGMHKIQDRPMAIGGEVVIRPMMYLALSYDHRIVDGKGAVTFLVRVKEALEDPRRLLMDL; encoded by the coding sequence ATGTCTGTAGAAGTTCGTGTGCCCACTCTGGGCGAATCCGTGACCGAGGCGACCGTGGCGACATGGTTCAAAAAGCCCGGCGATGCCGTCGCAGTGGATGAAATGCTGTGTGAGCTGGAAACCGATAAGGTCACGGTTGAGGTGCCTTCGCCCTCTGCCGGGACACTTGGTGAGATTGTTGCAGCCGAAGGCGAGACGGTGGGCGTGGATGCGCTGCTGGCTACGTTGAGCGAAGGCGAAGGGGCTGCCCCTTCGGCGGCACCTGCCGCGGAAGCTGCACCGGCCGCCGCGGCTGATGCTGCGCCGTCGGGTGACGCGGTTGACGTGATGGTGCCGACACTTGGCGAAAGCGTCACCGAAGCCACGGTTTCCACATGGTTCAAGAAAGTCGGCGAAACCGTCGCGCAGGACGAAATGCTGTGCGAGTTGGAAACGGATAAAGTCTCAGTCGAAGTGCCCTCGCCTGCGGCGGGTGTGCTGTCTGAGATCCTGGCGGAAGAAGGCGCGACGGTCGAGGCCTCGGCCAAATTGGCGGTAATCGGTGGCAGCGCCGGCGCCGTCGCACCGTCTGCCAATGGCGGGCCGGATGTGGCTGCCCCCAATGCCCCCGCAGCGAAGGACGCAGGTAAAGGGGTCAAGAACGCCCCCTCAGCGGAAAAGCTGATGGCCGACAAAGGCTTGTCGGCGGATCAGGTCACGGGCACGGGCCGTGATGGCCGGATCATGAAGGAAGACGTACTGAAAGCGGGCAACGCGCCAGCGGCGGCTCCGGCCCCCGCGGCCGCGGCGCCACGTGCGCCAGTTGCAGCAAGCGATGAGGCACGGGAAGAGCGGGTCAAGATGACCCGCCTGCGCCAAACCATTGCGCGTCGCCTGAAGGATGCCCAGAACACGGCCGCCATTCTGACGACCTATAACGAGGTCGACATGACCGAAGTTATGGCGCTGCGGAACGAGTACAAAGACCTGTTCCTGAAGAAGCATGGCGTGAAACTCGGCTTCATGTCCTTCTTCACTAAGGCCTGTGTCCACGCCCTGCGCGAGGTGCCAGAGGTCAACGCGGAAATCGACGGCACGGACATTGTTTATAAGAACTTCGTCCACATGGGCATCGCTGCGGGCACGCCGCAGGGCCTTGTGGTTCCGGTGATCCGCGACGTCGATCAGATGAGCTTTGCGGATATCGAAAAAGCCATCGGTGAGAAGGGCGCCCGCGCCCGTGATGGTAAGCTGTCCATGGCAGAGATGCAGGGCGGTACGTTCACGATCTCCAACGGCGGTGTCTACGGCTCGCTAATGTCTTCGCCCATCCTCAATCCGCCACAGTCTGGCATTTTGGGGATGCACAAGATCCAGGACCGTCCCATGGCAATCGGAGGAGAGGTCGTGATCCGCCCGATGATGTATCTGGCCCTGTCTTATGACCACCGGATCGTGGACGGCAAAGGCGCGGTGACGTTCCTTGTTCGCGTGAAGGAAGCGTTGGAAGATCCGCGGCGGCTGCTGATGGATTTGTAA